In Streptomyces venezuelae, the sequence GCGGGGGCGTCTTACGGGCGGAACATCAGCGAACTCCTGGAGCGGGTGCCGGGCCGGGAAGGCCATGGGGATCTGGGATTGCCGGGTGGGCGTTGCCTCGCTCACCAGGGCAGTGGGGGTTACGGGCGGAACATCAGGGGGACCTCCAGGTCCTGCGGAGTTGCGGGGATGCGGGCGAGGTCAGCAGGGGCGGTACATGGGCGGTCTCCGTGTCAGGGTCTGCGGCGGGCGGGGAGCGACGGGGCGGCGGCGATGGCCGCGTGCGGGGTCACGGACGGAACACAGGGGCCTCCTGCGGGAAAGGGAAAAGGGGGAAGGGGTACGCCATCGGCGGTGTCCGCCGGGCAGTGACACGACAGTAAGCCCGAATCCCCGGTCACCGAAATCGCCGCCGAAATCCGCGAGATTCCGGGCTCCTGGTCCCGCGATGCTTCCCAACCGGGGATTGTGGCCTACAGTTTGGGCCTCCCCGCGCGCCACCGGCTTCTACTGCCGTGAGCTTCTGCGCGGTCCGGAGCCTTCCACCCGCATCCCTCATCGAATTGGGGTCCCCTTTTGTCGTTTTCCCTCCACCAGGGCGACGCGCTGACCGTGCTCGCGACACTGCCCGACGGCTGCGCCGACTCGGTCATCACCGACCCGCCGTACAACAGCGGCGGCCGGACGGCGAAGGAGCGCACCAGCCGCTCCGCCCGCCAGAAGTACGTCTCCGCGGACGCCCAGCACGCCCTGCCGGACTTCACCGGCGAGAACATGGACCAGCGCTCGTACACGCTCTGGCTGACGCAGATCATGACCGAGGCCCACCGGGCGACGAAGACCGGAGGGACGGCGCTGCTGTTCACCGACTGGCGCCAGCTGCCGGCGACCACGGACGCGCTCCAGGCCGCCGGGTGGCTGTGGCTGGGCGTGATGGCCTGGCACAAGCCGCAGGCCAGGCCGCAGAAGGGCAAGTTCCGCCAGGACTGCGAGTTCATCGTCTGGGGCGCGAAGGGCAAGATCGACGCCGCCGCGAACCCGGTCTACCTGCCCGGGATGTTCAGCGCCTCGCAGCCCTCGGGCAAGGCGCGCCGGCACATCACCCAAAAGCCTGTCGAGGTGATGCGGCAGCTGGTGCAGATCGCGCCGCTCGGCGGCACCGTGCTCGACTTCTGCGCCGGATCGGGCAGCACCGGGGTCGCAGCCCTCCTGGAAGGCCGGACCTTCATCGGCATCGAGAAGACCAGCCAGTACGCGGCCGTCGCCTCCGACCGGCTCACCGAGACCCTCCAGCAGGTGCATTCCCAGGACGATTTCGACCTGACCTCCTGACCGGACCGCATCACCGTCCGGATTGCGGCGGGGCGGAATATAGCGGCAGATCCCCGGTTTCCGAAACCGGGGATTCTCCGGACCATCGGAGCCACTGATTCCACGGCCCCGGCTGCAAGGAGAACCCTTTTCGTGTCCGAATCTGCTGAGCCCCGCCATGGCGGGGAAATAGAGCCGGTCCGTCTGCCGGAAGGCGACCTCGAATCGATCGAGGCATCCGTGCGCAAGCTCCTGGACCAGTCGGCCGAACAGGCCCGCATGATCGACACGCTGGCCTCCGCCCCGCCGGCCGACCTGATGGCCGCGAGCATGCCCTTCGCGGGATTCCCCGGCATGCCCTCGTACGCCGCCCCGGCCCCGCCGCCGGACCCCAAGCCCATCTTGGAGCTGGAGGGCGAGGAGTTCGAGGACGAACTGGCCGCGCTCACCGACTGGGTGGACGACCACCTCATGGACGTTTACGGCGCCGAGATCACCACCGCCGCACCCTGGTGCGACCAGTGGCAGGAACACCTCGACGTGGTTGCGTGGCTGCACGCGCTGTGGCTGGCCTACCAGCGGCACAAGGACCCTGAGGCCGGCCTCAGCGGCATGGCCGTGTGGCACCGGGACTACCTCACCCACTGCCTGGCCTACGTCCGCGCCCCCGGCGGACCCCTCAGCGCCTGCCAGACCGACCCGGAGCGTCCCGAGCACCGCCTGCTGCGCGGCCCGGGCCCGTCCGCGAAGTCCGCCGCCCGCGATGCCGAAGCACAGCAGACCGACGCCGGACCTTCGCCGGTCGGGGCCGCCACGTGACACACCCACCGCAGCCGCCCGCGGCGTTCGGGCTGTCCTTCCACCCCGAGGCGCTGAACGACCTGTTGGCCGCCCCGGGCGACATGCGGGACCTGGGGCTCGCCCTCATCCAGGACGTGGTCCGCGCCGAGGTCAGGGGCGGCAAGCTGACCGGGGAGCTGTCCGGGTACCGCAAGCTCTACCTCGGCTCCCGCGTCGAGTGGCGCATCGTCTACGCCCACCGCCCAGCCCCGCCCGGGTCCAGCCACCCCACCGACATCCACGTCGTCGCCGTACGCCCCCGCGCCAAGCACGACATCTACGACACCGTCCGGGCC encodes:
- a CDS encoding DUF4913 domain-containing protein — its product is MSESAEPRHGGEIEPVRLPEGDLESIEASVRKLLDQSAEQARMIDTLASAPPADLMAASMPFAGFPGMPSYAAPAPPPDPKPILELEGEEFEDELAALTDWVDDHLMDVYGAEITTAAPWCDQWQEHLDVVAWLHALWLAYQRHKDPEAGLSGMAVWHRDYLTHCLAYVRAPGGPLSACQTDPERPEHRLLRGPGPSAKSAARDAEAQQTDAGPSPVGAAT
- a CDS encoding DNA-methyltransferase, with translation MSFSLHQGDALTVLATLPDGCADSVITDPPYNSGGRTAKERTSRSARQKYVSADAQHALPDFTGENMDQRSYTLWLTQIMTEAHRATKTGGTALLFTDWRQLPATTDALQAAGWLWLGVMAWHKPQARPQKGKFRQDCEFIVWGAKGKIDAAANPVYLPGMFSASQPSGKARRHITQKPVEVMRQLVQIAPLGGTVLDFCAGSGSTGVAALLEGRTFIGIEKTSQYAAVASDRLTETLQQVHSQDDFDLTS